A stretch of Henckelia pumila isolate YLH828 chromosome 4, ASM3356847v2, whole genome shotgun sequence DNA encodes these proteins:
- the LOC140860377 gene encoding uncharacterized protein isoform X1 encodes MTGSTSSSNRTCHGGSNALSHVYIQCPPLRCQLPGSRSVFYDDGNKLLLALTSDRVFSWKTTPYNPSVPPSSDPISEGSVLSIRYSLDLKLFAVQRSSHEIEIWNRETGKAFSQGCRSDSEKILGFFWTDCAVCDIVFVKTSGLDLYSYNAESQSLYLVETKKQSVSWYIYTHESRLVLLASGMQCKTFTGYQLSSAGTIRLPRFEMALTKSEMNSKPILVAEDVHIFTVYGRIYCLQFDRVAMLLHLHRFYRDAVVQQGSLPVYSNRISVSVVDNILIIHQVDAKVAILYDMYADKQVPVSAPLPLLLRGFSRANVTSSQSSGETSGSSESNDPSEVTVYGENWNFLVPDLVCDVSSGCLWKIHLDLEAISASCSDAPFMLEFLQRRKLEASKAKELCLAIARTIILERRPVPMVAKALDIFLMAYTHALKTGTYNKRTKAEETSSSGVSNINIPPVVVDKSSGLDASGKFIRNVSETGVEHESYKSSFSASDSDGAASSSSNQMKSHIMDSSTGKPEIGYIMECKASGMIASSPAPTGQVLVLEPGNVHFKNNNSELLESDSTSAIISPADVHHLVFAPIEEEMVGDGSYMVAVVVEFIRSVSLEKLKVQPNTYVLMVQILNRDDNYAELGMLVMNKIIEPSREVALQLLESGSQNFQIRKLGMAMLRQLSFHHDYAMLLVQDGYYLEALRFARKNKVNTVRPSLFLEAACAANDPQHLAAVLRFLSDFIPGFKSTSDHLMYRRVVADMSPSVAT; translated from the exons ATGACTGGATCAACATCTTCGTCTAATCGTACTTGTCATGGTGGATCTAATGCACTGTCACACGTTTACATCCAATGTCCACCTCTAAGATGCCAACTTCCTGGATCAAGAAGTGTCTTTTATGATGATGGGAATAAGCTACTTCTTGCCTTGACTTCTGACCGG GTTTTTTCATGGAAAACCACTCCATACAATCCGTCTGTGCCTCCATCTTCTGATCCAATCAGTGAAGGTTCTGTGCTCTCCATTCGATATTCTTTAGATCTCAAGCTTTTCGCTGTCCAACGATCTAGTCATGAAATTGAGATCTGGAATCGAGAAACTGGAAAAGCATTTAGTCAAGGGTGCAGGTCTGACTCAGAAAAGATTCTCGGTTTTTTCTGGACAGATTGTGCAGTGTGCGATATTGTGTTTGTCAAAACAAG CGGACTGGATTTATACTCTTACAATGCCGAGTCCCAGTCTTTGTACTTGGTTGAGACCAAGAAACAGAGCGTAAGTTGGTACATCTACACCCATGAAAGCAGATTGGTACTTCTTGCCTCAGGAATGCAGTGCAAGACTTTTACAGGTTATCAG CTGTCATCTGCTGGAACAATCCGCTTACCCAGGTTTGAGATGGCATTGACCAAATCGGAGATGAATAGTAAGCCTATTCTTGTTGCTGAGGACGTTCACATCTTTACCGT GTATGGCAGGATTTATTGCCTGCAGTTTGATAGAGTTGCTATGCTACTTCACTTGCATAGGTTTTATCGAGATGCTGTTGTACAACAG GGTTCCCTGCCTGTTTACTCTAACAGGATCAGTGTGAGCGTGGTTGACAACATTTTGATTATTCATCAAGTGGATGCAAAGGTAGCCATTTTATATGATATGTATGCAGATAAACAAGTACCTGTTTCTGCTCCTCTTCCACTATTGCTGAGAGGTTTTTCTAGAGCTAATGTGACCTCCTCTCAGTCAAGTGGTGAAACTTCTGGCTCATCAGAATCAAATGACCCGAGTGAAGTCACTGTTTATGGAGAGAACTGGAATTTTCTCGTTCCTGATCTTGTGTGTGATGTTTCTAGTGGGTGTTTGTGGAAAATTCATCTGGATTTGGAG GCCATATCTGCTAGTTGTTCAGATGCACCATTCATGTTAGAATTCCTACAAAGAAGAAAGTTAGAGGCAAGCAAG GCTAAAGAGTTGTGCTTAGCTATTGCCAGAACTATTATTTTGGAACGAAGGCCAGTCCCTATGGTTGCCAAGGCATTAGACATTTTCCTCATGGCATACACTCATGCACTCAAAACAGGCACCTATAACAAGCGGACCAAAGCAGAGGAAACATCATCCTCTGGTGTTTCCAATATAAATATCCCTCCTGTGGTTGTTGATAAGTCCAGTGGATTAGATGCATCAGGAAAGTTCATCAGAAACGTATCTGAAACTGGTGTTGAGCATGAGTCTTATAAATCTAGCTTTTCAGCATCAGACTCTGATGGTGCAGCGAGTTCTTCATCTAACCAAATGAAATCACATATTATGGATTCATCAACTGGTAAACCAGAGATAGGGTACATTATGGAGTGCAAAGCATCTGGAATGATTGCTTCTTCTCCTGCTCCTACTGGGCAAGTGCTAGTTCTTGAGCCTGGAAATGTCcacttcaaaaataataattctgaGCTGCTGGAGTCCGATTCAACTTCAGCTATAATTTCACCAGCAGATGTGCATCATTTAGTGTTTGCCCCTATCGAGGAAGAGATGGTAGGGGATGGATCTTATATGGTGGCTGTTGTAGTTGAGTTTATACGAAG TGTTAGCTTGGAAAAACTGAAGGTGCAACCTAATACCTACGTTTTGATGGTACAAATACTAAATCGGGATGATAATTATGCTGAACTTGGAATGCTCGTCATGAACAAG ATTATTGAGCCTTCAAGAGAAGTGGCATTGCAGCTTCTCGAATCTGGCAGTCAGAATTTTCAAATAAGGAAGTTGGGCATGGCTATGCTTAGACAACTCTCATTTCATCACGACTATGCGATGCTGCTTGTACAAGATGGGTATTATCTTGAAGCTCTTCGTTTTGCACGGAAGAATAAG GTTAACACAGTTCGGCCATCACTGTTTCTTGAAGCAGCTTGTGCTGCTAATGATCCGCAACACCTCGCTGCAGTCCTAAGATTCTTGTCCGATTTCATACCTGGATTTAAGAGCACTTCGGATCACCTAATGTACCGTCGCGTTGTTGCTGATATGAGTCCCTCAGTGGCCACATGA
- the LOC140860377 gene encoding uncharacterized protein isoform X2, which translates to MTGSTSSSNRTCHGGSNALSHVYIQCPPLRCQLPGSRSVFYDDGNKLLLALTSDRVFSWKTTPYNPSVPPSSDPISEGSVLSIRYSLDLKLFAVQRSSHEIEIWNRETGKAFSQGCRSDSEKILGFFWTDCAVCDIVFVKTSGLDLYSYNAESQSLYLVETKKQSVSWYIYTHESRLVLLASGMQCKTFTGYQLSSAGTIRLPRFEMALTKSEMNSKPILVAEDVHIFTVYGRIYCLQFDRVAMLLHLHRFYRDAVVQQGSLPVYSNRISVSVVDNILIIHQVDAKSSGETSGSSESNDPSEVTVYGENWNFLVPDLVCDVSSGCLWKIHLDLEAISASCSDAPFMLEFLQRRKLEASKAKELCLAIARTIILERRPVPMVAKALDIFLMAYTHALKTGTYNKRTKAEETSSSGVSNINIPPVVVDKSSGLDASGKFIRNVSETGVEHESYKSSFSASDSDGAASSSSNQMKSHIMDSSTGKPEIGYIMECKASGMIASSPAPTGQVLVLEPGNVHFKNNNSELLESDSTSAIISPADVHHLVFAPIEEEMVGDGSYMVAVVVEFIRSVSLEKLKVQPNTYVLMVQILNRDDNYAELGMLVMNKIIEPSREVALQLLESGSQNFQIRKLGMAMLRQLSFHHDYAMLLVQDGYYLEALRFARKNKVNTVRPSLFLEAACAANDPQHLAAVLRFLSDFIPGFKSTSDHLMYRRVVADMSPSVAT; encoded by the exons ATGACTGGATCAACATCTTCGTCTAATCGTACTTGTCATGGTGGATCTAATGCACTGTCACACGTTTACATCCAATGTCCACCTCTAAGATGCCAACTTCCTGGATCAAGAAGTGTCTTTTATGATGATGGGAATAAGCTACTTCTTGCCTTGACTTCTGACCGG GTTTTTTCATGGAAAACCACTCCATACAATCCGTCTGTGCCTCCATCTTCTGATCCAATCAGTGAAGGTTCTGTGCTCTCCATTCGATATTCTTTAGATCTCAAGCTTTTCGCTGTCCAACGATCTAGTCATGAAATTGAGATCTGGAATCGAGAAACTGGAAAAGCATTTAGTCAAGGGTGCAGGTCTGACTCAGAAAAGATTCTCGGTTTTTTCTGGACAGATTGTGCAGTGTGCGATATTGTGTTTGTCAAAACAAG CGGACTGGATTTATACTCTTACAATGCCGAGTCCCAGTCTTTGTACTTGGTTGAGACCAAGAAACAGAGCGTAAGTTGGTACATCTACACCCATGAAAGCAGATTGGTACTTCTTGCCTCAGGAATGCAGTGCAAGACTTTTACAGGTTATCAG CTGTCATCTGCTGGAACAATCCGCTTACCCAGGTTTGAGATGGCATTGACCAAATCGGAGATGAATAGTAAGCCTATTCTTGTTGCTGAGGACGTTCACATCTTTACCGT GTATGGCAGGATTTATTGCCTGCAGTTTGATAGAGTTGCTATGCTACTTCACTTGCATAGGTTTTATCGAGATGCTGTTGTACAACAG GGTTCCCTGCCTGTTTACTCTAACAGGATCAGTGTGAGCGTGGTTGACAACATTTTGATTATTCATCAAGTGGATGCAAAG TCAAGTGGTGAAACTTCTGGCTCATCAGAATCAAATGACCCGAGTGAAGTCACTGTTTATGGAGAGAACTGGAATTTTCTCGTTCCTGATCTTGTGTGTGATGTTTCTAGTGGGTGTTTGTGGAAAATTCATCTGGATTTGGAG GCCATATCTGCTAGTTGTTCAGATGCACCATTCATGTTAGAATTCCTACAAAGAAGAAAGTTAGAGGCAAGCAAG GCTAAAGAGTTGTGCTTAGCTATTGCCAGAACTATTATTTTGGAACGAAGGCCAGTCCCTATGGTTGCCAAGGCATTAGACATTTTCCTCATGGCATACACTCATGCACTCAAAACAGGCACCTATAACAAGCGGACCAAAGCAGAGGAAACATCATCCTCTGGTGTTTCCAATATAAATATCCCTCCTGTGGTTGTTGATAAGTCCAGTGGATTAGATGCATCAGGAAAGTTCATCAGAAACGTATCTGAAACTGGTGTTGAGCATGAGTCTTATAAATCTAGCTTTTCAGCATCAGACTCTGATGGTGCAGCGAGTTCTTCATCTAACCAAATGAAATCACATATTATGGATTCATCAACTGGTAAACCAGAGATAGGGTACATTATGGAGTGCAAAGCATCTGGAATGATTGCTTCTTCTCCTGCTCCTACTGGGCAAGTGCTAGTTCTTGAGCCTGGAAATGTCcacttcaaaaataataattctgaGCTGCTGGAGTCCGATTCAACTTCAGCTATAATTTCACCAGCAGATGTGCATCATTTAGTGTTTGCCCCTATCGAGGAAGAGATGGTAGGGGATGGATCTTATATGGTGGCTGTTGTAGTTGAGTTTATACGAAG TGTTAGCTTGGAAAAACTGAAGGTGCAACCTAATACCTACGTTTTGATGGTACAAATACTAAATCGGGATGATAATTATGCTGAACTTGGAATGCTCGTCATGAACAAG ATTATTGAGCCTTCAAGAGAAGTGGCATTGCAGCTTCTCGAATCTGGCAGTCAGAATTTTCAAATAAGGAAGTTGGGCATGGCTATGCTTAGACAACTCTCATTTCATCACGACTATGCGATGCTGCTTGTACAAGATGGGTATTATCTTGAAGCTCTTCGTTTTGCACGGAAGAATAAG GTTAACACAGTTCGGCCATCACTGTTTCTTGAAGCAGCTTGTGCTGCTAATGATCCGCAACACCTCGCTGCAGTCCTAAGATTCTTGTCCGATTTCATACCTGGATTTAAGAGCACTTCGGATCACCTAATGTACCGTCGCGTTGTTGCTGATATGAGTCCCTCAGTGGCCACATGA